A single genomic interval of uncultured Pseudodesulfovibrio sp. harbors:
- the ablB gene encoding putative beta-lysine N-acetyltransferase has product MQPDEITHLGKSLVQHGPSNNRVYLMKLDQDDLPEIVHEMYELARQKGYTKLFAKVPANATSHFAALGFVDEARVPFMHKGESAGYFMSKYLDQRRAIPTNIKRMSAVLDQADQKSEITEKQTDKNEVVRLRLGNVDELAELYATVFETYPFPLHDPSFLSKSMLADTAFFGIFSDNKLVAAASMEMDMDWQCAEMTDFATLPEYRGQGAAGKLLATMDQAAEALPIDTAYTIARAESFGMNIVFSRAGYAFGGTLHNNTQIAGKLESMNIWHKHIRSKGAPV; this is encoded by the coding sequence ATGCAGCCTGATGAGATCACCCATCTAGGCAAATCCTTGGTGCAACACGGACCTTCCAACAATCGGGTTTACCTCATGAAGCTTGATCAAGATGACCTGCCCGAAATCGTACACGAGATGTATGAACTAGCTCGCCAGAAGGGCTACACCAAGCTCTTTGCCAAGGTCCCGGCCAACGCCACATCACATTTTGCCGCGTTAGGATTCGTTGATGAAGCGCGTGTGCCATTCATGCACAAGGGAGAAAGTGCTGGATACTTCATGAGTAAGTATCTGGACCAAAGACGTGCCATTCCCACTAATATTAAACGCATGTCTGCGGTTCTCGACCAAGCAGATCAAAAATCTGAAATTACGGAGAAGCAAACCGACAAGAACGAGGTTGTCCGCTTACGACTGGGTAATGTGGACGAACTGGCAGAGCTTTATGCCACGGTGTTTGAAACCTACCCATTCCCGTTGCACGATCCCTCCTTCCTCAGCAAATCCATGCTCGCAGACACCGCCTTTTTCGGAATCTTTTCCGACAACAAGCTGGTGGCCGCAGCCTCCATGGAAATGGACATGGATTGGCAATGTGCGGAGATGACCGACTTCGCCACACTTCCGGAATACCGAGGGCAGGGGGCGGCTGGAAAGTTGCTCGCAACCATGGATCAAGCAGCGGAAGCCCTCCCTATTGATACGGCATACACAATAGCCCGGGCGGAAAGCTTCGGCATGAACATCGTGTTCTCCCGTGCTGGCTACGCTTTCGGCGGGACCCTTCACAACAACACACAGATCGCAGGCAAGTTGGAAAGCATGAACATCTGGCACAAACACATCAGGTCCAAAGGGGCACCAGTATAA
- the ablA gene encoding lysine 2,3-aminomutase, whose protein sequence is MPIFTEHQQEVAETLRETASKSDWTDWKWHIRHSIKTVDDFERVLGITFPEKKKAIFERTIHKFPMSVTPYYLSLIDPDDYKNDPVFIQSFPAPEELNIGRYDMSDPLHEDKDSPAPGITHRYPDRVLFHVSNTCSMYCRHCTRKRKVGDVESIPSRSDLEQGIEYIRNTPQVRDVLLSGGDPLMLSDDKLDWLLTQIEEIEHVEVVRIGTRMPVVLPYRITHDLVNILKKHHPLWINTHFNHPRELTASSRRALQRLANAGIPLGNQSVLLSGVNDCQRLIKTLNQKLVKNRVRPYYLYQCDMSEGLTHFRTPIGKGIEIIESLRGHTSGFSVPTYVVDAPGGGGKIPVMPNYIVSWGPNKVVLRNYEGVITTYNEPTSYEPNYCDRECSTCNLQLKEEDAEEKAIGIEKLLSDWDDTTSLTPEDNDRIERRDDAA, encoded by the coding sequence TTGCCAATATTCACCGAACACCAACAGGAAGTCGCGGAAACGCTGCGCGAGACAGCGTCAAAGTCGGATTGGACCGACTGGAAATGGCACATACGCCACTCCATCAAGACCGTGGACGACTTTGAACGAGTGCTCGGAATCACCTTCCCGGAAAAAAAGAAGGCGATTTTCGAACGGACCATACACAAATTCCCCATGTCCGTTACACCGTACTACCTCTCTCTCATAGATCCCGATGACTATAAAAACGACCCAGTCTTCATTCAGTCCTTCCCCGCGCCGGAGGAACTGAACATCGGCCGCTACGACATGTCCGACCCACTGCATGAAGACAAGGACAGTCCGGCCCCCGGAATCACCCACCGCTACCCCGACCGAGTCCTGTTCCATGTCAGCAACACCTGTTCGATGTACTGCCGCCACTGCACCCGCAAACGCAAAGTCGGCGATGTCGAGTCCATACCGTCCCGCTCCGACCTTGAACAGGGAATCGAATACATTCGCAACACTCCCCAGGTCCGTGACGTTTTGCTCTCCGGCGGCGACCCTCTCATGCTTTCGGACGACAAGCTCGACTGGCTCCTCACCCAAATCGAAGAAATAGAGCACGTTGAAGTAGTCCGAATCGGGACCAGAATGCCCGTGGTGCTTCCCTACAGAATCACCCACGATCTGGTGAACATACTGAAAAAGCATCACCCGCTGTGGATCAACACCCACTTCAACCACCCACGCGAACTCACGGCCTCATCCCGGCGAGCCCTGCAACGTCTGGCAAATGCAGGTATTCCCCTTGGCAACCAAAGCGTGCTTCTGTCTGGCGTCAACGACTGCCAACGACTCATCAAAACACTCAACCAAAAACTGGTGAAGAACAGAGTGCGCCCTTACTACCTGTACCAGTGTGACATGTCTGAAGGCTTGACCCACTTCCGAACTCCCATAGGCAAGGGGATCGAAATCATCGAAAGCCTCCGTGGACACACAAGCGGATTTTCCGTGCCAACATACGTGGTAGACGCTCCCGGCGGTGGCGGTAAAATCCCGGTCATGCCCAACTACATTGTCTCATGGGGTCCCAACAAAGTTGTGCTCAGAAACTATGAAGGTGTCATCACCACATACAATGAACCAACTTCATATGAACCCAATTACTGCGATCGTGAATGCTCAACCTGCAATCTCCAACTCAAAGAGGAAGATGCAGAAGAAAAGGCAATCGGTATTGAAAAACTCTTGTCAGATTGGGATGATACAACAAGTCTTACGCCGGAGGACAACGACCGTATTGAAAGGAGAGACGATGCAGCCTGA
- a CDS encoding amino acid ABC transporter ATP-binding protein — MNEQAIIEISNLNKWFGDNHVLKGINLNVLPSEVLCVIGASGSGKSTLLRCVNYLETFQEGEVKINGWEVTDNEKRINALRARVGMVFQHFNLFPHMTVLGNVIEGPTQVKKMSKGKARKIGCHFLEKVGLSDKEKAYPNTLSGGQKQRVAIARALAMEPDVMLFDEPTSALDPELVGEVLSVMKDLAEDGMTMMIVTHEMGFAREVADTVAFMDEGVILEKDTPAAIFDEPAEARTREFLSQIL, encoded by the coding sequence ATGAACGAACAAGCCATCATCGAAATATCGAACCTGAACAAATGGTTCGGAGACAACCACGTCCTGAAAGGCATCAACCTGAACGTATTGCCGTCGGAAGTCCTCTGCGTCATTGGAGCCAGCGGCTCGGGAAAATCCACCCTCCTTCGGTGCGTGAACTATCTGGAAACCTTTCAGGAAGGCGAAGTCAAGATCAACGGCTGGGAAGTCACGGATAACGAAAAACGCATCAATGCACTCCGGGCACGCGTCGGAATGGTCTTCCAGCATTTCAACCTCTTCCCGCACATGACCGTACTGGGCAACGTCATCGAGGGGCCGACACAGGTCAAAAAGATGAGCAAGGGAAAGGCCCGGAAAATCGGGTGCCACTTTCTCGAAAAGGTCGGCCTGAGCGACAAGGAAAAGGCGTATCCAAACACGCTTTCCGGTGGCCAGAAGCAACGTGTCGCCATCGCCCGTGCATTAGCCATGGAACCTGATGTCATGCTCTTTGACGAACCCACCTCTGCCCTCGACCCGGAACTGGTGGGGGAAGTTCTGTCTGTCATGAAAGACCTAGCCGAAGACGGCATGACAATGATGATCGTAACCCACGAAATGGGTTTTGCCCGTGAAGTCGCTGACACCGTGGCTTTCATGGATGAGGGCGTGATCCTGGAAAAGGACACTCCGGCAGCCATTTTCGACGAGCCTGCCGAAGCCCGGACTCGGGAATTCCTGAGTCAGATACTGTAA
- a CDS encoding amino acid ABC transporter permease — protein MYFDFTVLAKYLPFFLPAAWMTIKVTTLGILLGLGLGLGTAFLRISSNPFFSLPARAYIYIIRGTPLLLQLLFIYFGLRSVVGFDALTSATLALGIHNGAYIAEIFRGAIVSISEGQMEAARSLGMTYTRSMVRIILPQAFKRAIPSLGNQFIIALKDSSLASTITINELLLKSQQLASSNYMMMEMLFIAALFYLFYTAIFSKTFRYIESRLDVDGAQA, from the coding sequence ATGTATTTCGATTTCACAGTACTCGCGAAGTACCTGCCCTTCTTTTTGCCTGCGGCCTGGATGACCATCAAGGTCACGACTCTGGGCATCCTGCTGGGACTGGGGCTGGGACTGGGAACGGCCTTCCTGCGTATTTCAAGCAACCCGTTCTTCTCTCTTCCGGCAAGGGCATACATTTACATCATCAGGGGCACACCGCTCCTGCTTCAACTGCTGTTCATCTATTTCGGGCTTCGCAGCGTCGTCGGATTCGACGCACTGACCTCGGCCACGCTGGCGCTCGGCATCCACAACGGCGCATACATCGCAGAAATATTCCGCGGTGCCATCGTATCCATTTCCGAAGGACAGATGGAGGCGGCCCGAAGCCTCGGCATGACGTACACACGGTCGATGGTCCGCATCATCCTGCCGCAGGCTTTCAAACGGGCCATCCCGTCACTGGGCAACCAGTTCATCATCGCCCTGAAGGACTCGTCGCTCGCTAGCACCATCACCATCAACGAACTGCTGCTCAAATCCCAGCAACTGGCTTCGTCCAACTACATGATGATGGAAATGCTGTTCATTGCCGCCCTGTTCTACCTGTTCTACACGGCCATCTTCAGCAAAACATTCCGCTACATTGAATCCCGTCTCGATGTCGACGGCGCACAGGCATAA
- a CDS encoding ABC transporter substrate-binding protein: MLAGCSEENKDSLSRVKEAGEISFAMSGGYPPFNFYNDNNELVGFDVDVANEVAKRLEVSFKPVTTEWSGIIEGLRSGAYDGILGSMAVTEQRLEVVNFSSPYYYSGAQLVVKKGTQFTAPAQLKGKTVGVVTGTTFAKDAEKLGAGDVKLYKDDTHTLTELNSGVVDGVITDRVVGVNAMNSGKFDIALLGMPLRGEDIAVAFRKGDDTLLTEVNKALAAMHKDGTLSSLSRKWLKTDITVR; encoded by the coding sequence ATGCTTGCCGGATGTTCAGAAGAAAACAAAGACTCTTTGTCCAGAGTCAAGGAGGCGGGGGAGATCAGTTTCGCCATGAGCGGCGGCTACCCTCCCTTCAATTTTTACAACGACAACAATGAGTTGGTCGGATTCGACGTGGACGTCGCCAATGAAGTCGCCAAACGTCTCGAGGTCTCCTTCAAGCCCGTGACCACTGAATGGAGCGGCATTATCGAAGGTCTGCGATCTGGTGCCTACGACGGCATTCTCGGCAGCATGGCTGTCACCGAGCAGCGTCTTGAAGTCGTAAATTTTTCCTCACCGTACTACTATTCCGGAGCACAGCTGGTCGTGAAAAAGGGAACCCAGTTCACCGCCCCCGCACAGCTCAAAGGCAAGACCGTCGGCGTGGTGACCGGCACTACGTTCGCCAAGGACGCCGAAAAACTCGGAGCAGGCGACGTGAAACTGTACAAGGACGACACCCATACCCTGACAGAATTGAACAGCGGTGTTGTTGACGGCGTTATCACTGACCGCGTCGTAGGCGTAAATGCCATGAACAGCGGAAAGTTTGACATAGCCCTGCTCGGCATGCCGCTGCGGGGCGAAGACATCGCCGTTGCCTTCCGCAAAGGCGACGACACCCTGCTCACGGAAGTGAACAAGGCACTTGCAGCCATGCACAAAGACGGCACCTTGTCCTCCTTGAGCCGGAAATGGCTCAAAACGGACATCACGGTCCGATAA